The following are encoded together in the Methylomonas methanica MC09 genome:
- a CDS encoding histidine kinase, which produces MNLQLHLLSRISAIALACLLLVSAYVLFQSHRQAELAAWRIADSQGRLLESQLMLHSAGIGQSNPFPDFEVWKQSGSQPGICLRYAAADNTTTRSLCNGTKPAIANWPILFETGYRWFFNPGRQTVRPIALRGRVHGSLTVTPSAELELAAAWDKFLQLTTLSCITIFAVSALVYLSIRRALRPAHTIVQGVETLEAGRFDFRLPDFQLNEWRHIGAAINQLAASQQQLLAERQRLVTKLITLQEAERRYLTRELHDEFGQCLAAIQAISLSIRQTAIQQCPELISETEHINRITGHMMTSLRRLLGQLRPAEFDELGLAASLNSLVAGWNGRSRGNTRFQLDIYGDCTLLSETQAINLFRIAQACLTNISKHAKASSARIHLQIDSDSITLLIQDDGIADHLPFADTDGIGLLGIRERATALHGQLTMSIAQPHGLIVKIELPASDNSE; this is translated from the coding sequence ATGAATCTACAATTGCATTTATTGAGCAGAATCTCGGCCATTGCTCTGGCGTGCTTGCTGTTGGTTTCCGCCTACGTTCTTTTTCAGAGCCACCGGCAAGCCGAACTCGCCGCCTGGCGGATTGCCGACTCGCAAGGCAGGCTATTGGAATCGCAGCTGATGTTGCATAGCGCCGGCATCGGTCAAAGCAATCCCTTTCCGGATTTCGAGGTATGGAAGCAGTCCGGCAGCCAACCCGGTATATGTCTGCGCTACGCCGCCGCAGACAACACCACGACGCGCAGTCTGTGTAACGGTACTAAACCCGCCATAGCCAATTGGCCGATACTGTTCGAAACCGGTTACCGTTGGTTTTTCAACCCCGGCCGGCAAACCGTCAGACCCATTGCCTTGCGGGGCCGAGTCCACGGCTCGTTGACGGTTACACCCAGCGCCGAGCTGGAACTTGCCGCAGCCTGGGACAAATTCCTGCAGCTGACGACGCTGTCCTGCATCACCATTTTTGCGGTATCGGCACTCGTCTATTTGAGCATACGCCGCGCCTTACGCCCGGCGCACACCATAGTGCAAGGTGTCGAAACCCTGGAAGCCGGCCGATTCGATTTTCGCTTGCCGGATTTCCAGTTGAATGAGTGGCGGCATATCGGGGCGGCAATCAATCAACTAGCCGCCAGCCAACAGCAATTATTGGCGGAACGTCAAAGACTGGTCACGAAATTGATTACACTGCAGGAAGCCGAACGCCGCTATTTGACCCGGGAACTACACGATGAATTCGGCCAGTGTTTAGCCGCCATCCAAGCCATAAGCCTGTCAATTCGCCAAACAGCGATACAACAATGTCCGGAATTGATTAGCGAGACGGAACACATCAACCGGATTACCGGACATATGATGACCAGCTTGCGCCGGTTGCTGGGACAGCTACGACCCGCCGAGTTCGACGAATTGGGCTTGGCAGCCAGTTTGAATAGTTTAGTTGCCGGCTGGAATGGGCGGAGCCGGGGCAATACCCGTTTTCAATTAGATATCTACGGTGATTGCACCTTGTTATCGGAGACCCAAGCCATCAACCTGTTCCGCATTGCTCAGGCGTGTTTGACCAACATCTCCAAGCACGCCAAGGCGTCATCCGCGCGGATTCACCTGCAAATCGATTCCGATTCGATCACGCTGCTTATCCAGGACGACGGCATTGCCGACCATTTGCCTTTTGCGGATACCGACGGTATCGGGCTGTTGGGCATCCGCGAGCGCGCGACCGCTCTACACGGACAATTGACAATGTCTATAGCGCAACCGCACGGCCTGATTGTGAAAATTGAGCTGCCCGCCTCCGATAATTCCGAGTAA
- a CDS encoding cupin domain-containing protein, whose product MTQFCFDDSRIRWQALPDIAHLHYSILDIDRTNRIIDVLFKLAAGRRIVLHRHKVLNKTFVVQGEHRLYEATGELMEARGAGTYTVSEPADKPHSEGGGDQDAIVLFSIRGSDGVLYEILDDEMNPVGELSWQDFIDLYQAQTQA is encoded by the coding sequence ATGACACAATTTTGTTTCGACGATAGTCGCATTCGCTGGCAGGCCCTGCCGGACATTGCGCATTTGCACTATTCGATTCTGGATATCGACCGAACCAATCGCATTATCGATGTGTTGTTTAAATTGGCGGCCGGGCGACGGATAGTCCTGCATCGGCATAAAGTCCTCAATAAAACCTTCGTCGTGCAAGGCGAACATCGTTTGTACGAAGCGACTGGAGAACTGATGGAGGCGCGGGGCGCCGGCACCTACACCGTTAGCGAACCCGCGGACAAACCGCACAGCGAAGGCGGCGGTGATCAGGATGCCATCGTGTTGTTCAGTATTCGCGGTAGCGACGGCGTTTTGTACGAGATCCTCGACGATGAAATGAACCCTGTCGGCGAGCTGAGCTGGCAAGACTTTATCGATCTTTATCAGGCGCAAACTCAGGCTTGA
- a CDS encoding DUF2380 domain-containing protein encodes MTAFSAAAKPRIAVLEVELNDATLQANTPAEQQRTASMRRLLERALAQSGQYEMIAIDVADQAAANAGFGYLFAHDDAAAELGRQFGADWVLVGQHGKPSFLYSHLKIHVIQVKSRTLAARYSIELKGNNSIVTQRSVNKLAAKIQAFIAGKIAMPE; translated from the coding sequence ATGACTGCTTTCAGCGCGGCCGCTAAGCCACGTATCGCGGTGCTGGAGGTCGAGCTGAACGATGCGACATTACAAGCCAACACGCCTGCGGAGCAACAGCGTACCGCCAGCATGCGTCGCTTGCTCGAGCGGGCGTTGGCGCAAAGCGGCCAGTATGAAATGATCGCTATCGATGTTGCGGATCAGGCAGCCGCAAACGCCGGTTTCGGTTATTTATTCGCTCACGATGACGCCGCCGCCGAGTTAGGCAGGCAATTTGGCGCTGATTGGGTGCTGGTCGGTCAGCACGGCAAACCCAGTTTTCTGTACTCGCATCTGAAGATACATGTGATTCAAGTAAAAAGCCGCACGTTGGCGGCGCGCTACAGTATCGAATTAAAGGGCAATAACAGTATTGTTACTCAGCGCAGTGTCAATAAACTCGCCGCTAAAATACAGGCGTTTATCGCCGGCAAAATCGCTATGCCCGAATGA
- a CDS encoding MBL fold metallo-hydrolase — MRYTIIPVTDYQQNCTLLVCEKSNKAALVDPGGDLDILLREVEEQGVELEAILVTHGHMDHIGGVAALSKQLNLPIIGPHRDDEFWIQSLTEQCRMFGFPKAESFQPSRWLTDGDTVQVGEQVLQVIHCPGHTPGHVVFFNADERLAIVGDVLFKGSIGRTDFPRGDYQTLIDSIQLKLWPLGGDIAFIPGHGPMSTFAEEMRNNPFVAVR, encoded by the coding sequence ATGCGCTATACCATTATTCCGGTCACCGACTATCAACAAAATTGCACGCTGCTGGTGTGTGAAAAAAGCAATAAGGCGGCGCTGGTCGACCCAGGCGGCGATCTGGATATTCTGTTGCGGGAAGTGGAGGAACAAGGTGTAGAGCTGGAGGCCATTCTGGTCACCCATGGCCATATGGACCATATCGGCGGCGTGGCCGCGTTATCCAAGCAATTGAACTTGCCGATTATCGGACCGCATCGGGACGATGAATTTTGGATACAAAGCCTGACGGAACAATGCCGAATGTTCGGCTTCCCTAAAGCGGAATCGTTTCAACCGTCCCGATGGCTAACGGACGGCGACACGGTGCAAGTCGGCGAACAAGTATTGCAGGTTATCCATTGCCCCGGCCACACCCCCGGCCATGTGGTGTTTTTTAACGCCGACGAACGTCTGGCCATCGTCGGCGATGTACTGTTCAAGGGCTCGATCGGCCGCACCGATTTCCCGCGCGGCGATTATCAAACCCTGATCGATTCCATTCAACTCAAACTATGGCCGCTGGGCGGCGATATTGCCTTTATTCCCGGTCACGGCCCCATGTCGACCTTTGCGGAAGAGATGCGCAACAACCCGTTCGTGGCGGTAAGGTAA
- the odhB gene encoding 2-oxoglutarate dehydrogenase complex dihydrolipoyllysine-residue succinyltransferase: MSFDILVPSLPESVSDATLVAWHKQPGDWVEAGDNLADLETDKVILEVPAPSSGVVTEIIRPAGETVVGGELLARLDLQKQNPASATTEPAEKSSTTTHTEEPPLSPSVRKLVAENEIDPSGISGSGKHGRILKTDVLDYLNEQQAAQEDPAATSEASHNPLSATAVASLRPEQRVPMTRMRAKIAERLLQAQQNAAMLTTFNEVDLSAVIELRNQYKERFENKHNVKLGFMSFFVKASIEALKRFPAINASIDGNDIIYHGYYDIGIAVTTPRGLIVPILRDADQLDFAGIEKGIHDFGSKARNGSISVEDLSGGTFTITNGGIFGSMLSTPILNPPQCAILGMHAIKDRPVVEDGQIVIRPIMYLALSYDHRLVDGKEAVQFLGIVKECLESPAHLLLNI; the protein is encoded by the coding sequence ATGAGTTTTGACATTCTGGTTCCCAGTCTCCCCGAATCCGTGTCCGACGCCACTTTGGTGGCTTGGCACAAACAACCCGGCGACTGGGTGGAGGCAGGCGACAATCTGGCTGACCTTGAAACCGACAAGGTGATTTTGGAAGTTCCCGCGCCGTCCAGCGGCGTGGTCACTGAAATTATCCGCCCTGCGGGCGAAACCGTGGTGGGCGGCGAATTACTGGCCAGACTGGACCTACAGAAGCAAAACCCCGCGTCCGCAACCACTGAACCAGCCGAAAAGTCCTCCACTACCACTCACACCGAAGAGCCGCCTTTAAGCCCGTCGGTGCGCAAACTGGTAGCGGAAAACGAAATCGACCCATCCGGCATTAGCGGTTCCGGCAAACACGGACGGATTTTAAAAACCGACGTATTGGATTATTTAAACGAGCAACAAGCCGCGCAGGAAGATCCGGCCGCGACATCCGAAGCCAGCCACAACCCGCTATCCGCTACCGCCGTCGCCAGTTTGCGGCCTGAACAACGCGTACCGATGACCCGCATGCGGGCCAAAATTGCCGAGCGTTTGCTGCAGGCGCAACAAAATGCGGCCATGCTGACCACATTCAACGAAGTCGACCTGTCGGCCGTGATTGAATTACGCAATCAATATAAGGAGCGTTTCGAAAACAAGCATAATGTCAAACTCGGCTTTATGTCGTTTTTCGTCAAGGCCTCCATCGAAGCATTGAAACGTTTCCCGGCCATCAACGCCTCCATCGACGGTAACGACATTATTTATCACGGCTATTACGACATTGGTATCGCCGTCACCACCCCGCGCGGCCTGATCGTGCCCATTTTACGCGACGCCGATCAATTGGACTTCGCCGGCATCGAAAAAGGCATACACGATTTCGGCAGCAAGGCCCGCAACGGCTCTATCAGTGTTGAAGACTTGAGCGGAGGCACGTTTACCATCACCAACGGCGGTATTTTCGGCTCCATGTTGTCCACGCCCATCCTCAATCCGCCGCAATGCGCCATCCTCGGCATGCATGCCATCAAGGACAGACCGGTGGTCGAGGACGGCCAAATAGTGATTCGCCCCATCATGTATCTGGCCTTGTCCTACGACCATCGCTTGGTAGACGGTAAGGAGGCGGTGCAGTTTTTAGGCATTGTTAAAGAATGTCTGGAATCGCCAGCCCATCTGCTACTGAACATCTAA
- a CDS encoding 2-oxoglutarate dehydrogenase E1 component, whose amino-acid sequence MSNLLKLFEETSAYYGGNATYIEQLYEQYLSDPDSISGNWRQRFDEIHCGSTDDTPHSVIVDRFEKLAISEPGKLAKMQGFTERSVKKQSAVARLINHYRVKGHQIATNNPLGNRSAIPADLEPVYYGLTDADMKTLFDTGGLCGIDRLPLHAIISTLKEIYCGSIGSEFMHIVDAEPKNWIRKKLEGAKPDYASHPEKRLGLLKLLTAAEGLEKYLHRKYVGQKRFSLEGGESLIPILDELIQRAGENKATEIVIGMAHRGRLNVLVNVLGKSPAALFGEFEGTHTSSPGVLTGDVKYHMGFSSNIATPGGPIHLTLAFNPSHLEIINPVVEGSVKARQDRHGVGGTNVIIPVLIHGDAAFAGQGIIMETLNMSETRAFHTGGTVHIVINNQIGFTTSNPFDARSTLYCTDVANMIQAPVFHVNGDDPEAVAFITQLALDYRMTFHKDVVIDLICYRRLGHNEADEPAATQPMMYQIIRNLPSTRQIYAQKLVNEGVLSDEAVNAMEEEYYQKLSEGQVVSRPIVVNNNYAYSARWDKYLNKDWDQPADTTVTLERIQFCNQRLQDFPEDFELHPRVVKVMEERNKMAHGDIPMDWGFAENMAYASLLTEGYNVRLTGQDIGRGTFSHRHAILLNQRDGSSRIPLKHLSDDQGHAQIFNSLLSEAGVLGFEYGYSSTEPDKLVIWEAQFGDFANGAQVVIDQFISSGETKWGKLSGLVMLLPHGFEGQGPEHSSARLERYLQLCADHNIQVCYPTTPAQIFHLLRRQLIRQFRKPLIVMSPKSLLRHKLAVSTLADLTDGGFLPVIGEIDDIDPYHVTRLILCSGKVYYDLLETRREDELKHIAIIRIEQLYPFPNESFKAEIDKFPNLELVVWCQEEPKNQGAWYQSKHHVYDLVDDSTPVIYAGRPASAAPAVGSYKTHLSEQKNVVHTALYGSNEGNKHEF is encoded by the coding sequence ATGAGCAACCTGCTTAAACTGTTTGAAGAAACCTCGGCATATTACGGCGGCAACGCCACCTACATAGAGCAACTCTACGAGCAGTATCTAAGTGACCCTGACTCGATCTCCGGCAACTGGCGACAGCGTTTTGACGAAATTCATTGCGGGTCTACCGACGATACGCCGCACAGCGTGATCGTAGACCGTTTCGAAAAACTGGCCATTTCGGAACCCGGCAAACTGGCCAAAATGCAGGGCTTTACCGAACGAAGCGTAAAAAAACAATCCGCTGTCGCCCGCTTGATCAATCATTATCGAGTCAAAGGCCATCAAATTGCCACTAATAACCCATTAGGCAACCGGTCCGCCATACCGGCCGACCTGGAACCCGTCTATTACGGCTTAACCGATGCCGACATGAAAACCCTGTTCGATACCGGCGGCTTATGCGGTATCGACCGGCTGCCGTTGCACGCCATCATCAGCACGCTTAAGGAAATCTACTGCGGCAGTATCGGCAGCGAATTCATGCACATTGTTGATGCCGAACCCAAAAACTGGATACGCAAGAAACTGGAAGGCGCAAAACCCGACTATGCCAGTCACCCGGAAAAACGCCTGGGCTTACTGAAATTGCTAACCGCGGCGGAGGGCTTGGAGAAATACCTACATCGCAAATACGTCGGCCAGAAACGTTTTTCCCTGGAAGGCGGCGAATCGCTTATTCCCATCCTGGATGAATTAATTCAACGGGCGGGCGAAAACAAGGCCACCGAAATCGTGATCGGCATGGCCCATCGCGGTCGGCTTAACGTATTGGTCAATGTATTGGGTAAAAGCCCGGCCGCGCTATTCGGCGAATTTGAAGGCACTCATACCTCTTCTCCCGGTGTGTTGACCGGCGACGTCAAATACCACATGGGGTTTTCCTCCAATATCGCCACTCCGGGCGGACCGATACACTTAACCCTGGCCTTTAATCCTTCTCACCTCGAGATTATCAACCCGGTTGTGGAAGGCTCCGTCAAGGCTAGACAAGACAGGCACGGCGTGGGCGGCACCAACGTGATAATCCCGGTACTGATACACGGCGATGCCGCGTTTGCGGGTCAAGGCATTATCATGGAAACCTTGAATATGTCGGAAACCCGTGCCTTTCATACCGGCGGCACCGTGCACATCGTCATCAACAACCAGATTGGTTTTACCACCAGCAACCCGTTCGACGCCCGCTCCACGCTTTATTGCACCGATGTCGCCAACATGATCCAAGCCCCGGTATTCCATGTGAACGGCGACGACCCGGAAGCGGTGGCCTTTATTACCCAATTAGCGTTGGACTATCGGATGACGTTTCATAAAGACGTTGTCATCGACTTGATCTGTTATCGCCGCCTGGGACATAACGAAGCCGACGAGCCCGCGGCAACCCAACCGATGATGTACCAAATAATCCGCAACTTACCTTCCACCCGGCAAATATACGCGCAGAAATTGGTGAACGAAGGCGTATTGAGCGATGAAGCGGTGAATGCGATGGAAGAGGAGTATTACCAAAAGCTCAGCGAAGGCCAGGTGGTATCCCGCCCCATTGTGGTCAACAATAATTACGCCTACTCCGCGCGCTGGGACAAATACCTTAACAAAGACTGGGACCAGCCAGCCGACACCACGGTAACGTTGGAGCGCATACAATTTTGCAATCAACGCCTGCAAGATTTCCCCGAAGACTTCGAACTGCATCCGCGGGTAGTCAAAGTCATGGAAGAGCGCAACAAAATGGCTCATGGCGACATCCCCATGGACTGGGGTTTTGCCGAAAACATGGCTTATGCCTCCTTACTGACCGAAGGCTATAATGTGCGTCTGACCGGCCAGGATATCGGTCGCGGCACCTTCTCGCACCGGCATGCCATCTTATTGAATCAGCGGGACGGCTCCAGCCGCATTCCGCTCAAGCATCTGTCCGACGACCAGGGCCATGCGCAAATATTTAACTCGTTGTTGTCTGAAGCCGGCGTACTGGGCTTCGAATACGGATACAGCTCGACCGAACCGGACAAACTGGTAATATGGGAAGCGCAGTTCGGGGATTTTGCCAACGGCGCCCAGGTCGTGATCGATCAATTCATCAGTTCCGGCGAAACCAAATGGGGCAAACTCAGCGGATTGGTGATGCTGTTGCCGCACGGCTTCGAAGGTCAGGGCCCGGAACATTCGTCCGCGCGCCTGGAACGCTATCTGCAATTATGCGCCGATCACAATATCCAGGTTTGCTACCCCACTACACCGGCGCAAATTTTCCATTTACTGCGCAGACAATTGATCCGGCAATTCCGCAAGCCCTTGATCGTCATGAGCCCTAAAAGCCTGCTCAGACATAAACTGGCAGTTTCCACGCTGGCGGATTTAACAGACGGCGGCTTTTTACCGGTTATAGGCGAAATCGACGACATCGATCCCTACCACGTCACCCGTCTGATTCTGTGCAGTGGCAAAGTTTATTATGATTTGCTGGAAACCCGCCGCGAAGACGAGTTGAAACATATTGCCATTATCCGCATAGAACAGCTCTATCCGTTTCCCAATGAAAGTTTTAAAGCCGAAATCGATAAATTTCCCAATCTGGAACTGGTGGTTTGGTGTCAGGAAGAGCCTAAAAACCAAGGGGCTTGGTATCAAAGTAAACACCACGTCTACGACTTGGTTGACGATAGTACACCGGTTATATATGCTGGCCGCCCGGCCTCGGCCGCACCTGCGGTAGGCAGTTACAAAACCCATTTAAGCGAACAAAAAAACGTCGTCCACACCGCCCTATACGGCAGCAACGAAGGAAACAAACATGAGTTTTGA
- a CDS encoding DUF2914 domain-containing protein: MVYYQGKNAVKTRARGTLPQAVTLVSKKRSSMADNRVRIKINYDKDKQRKALIDPRMVTVWHTGRIFSAVLLLLIVIGGTIYLFSRKDADENKLQSNEIINPAEVTPPQTPVTASPELPKVEPSVPVQIRNTKNAAIVKRPPAIIYDRKVIRASINTAPKNNEPGDPVKQPVVLGQNETKELFYFSQIKNMLGHTLFHAWYKDENLIIKKQFEVKTNNARLISSRKLTAREAGEWRVVLMDKKGRKLSEANYSVNH, from the coding sequence ATGGTATATTACCAAGGGAAAAATGCAGTAAAAACGCGCGCTCGCGGCACTTTGCCGCAAGCCGTTACCTTAGTCAGTAAAAAGAGAAGCAGCATGGCGGATAATCGAGTTAGGATTAAAATAAATTATGACAAAGACAAGCAAAGAAAGGCGCTCATCGATCCTAGAATGGTGACTGTTTGGCATACCGGGCGCATTTTTTCGGCAGTGCTTTTATTACTAATTGTTATAGGCGGGACAATTTATCTGTTCTCCCGTAAAGATGCCGATGAGAATAAACTCCAGTCTAACGAAATTATTAACCCTGCCGAAGTTACTCCGCCTCAAACACCCGTAACAGCAAGTCCGGAATTGCCGAAAGTCGAGCCTTCGGTCCCGGTTCAAATAAGAAATACCAAGAATGCGGCGATTGTCAAACGGCCGCCCGCTATTATTTATGACAGAAAGGTTATCAGGGCGTCTATAAATACCGCGCCGAAAAACAATGAGCCGGGCGACCCTGTTAAACAGCCGGTAGTTTTGGGGCAAAACGAGACTAAGGAGTTATTTTATTTTAGCCAAATTAAAAACATGCTGGGGCATACTCTGTTTCACGCTTGGTATAAAGATGAAAATTTGATTATAAAAAAACAGTTTGAAGTAAAAACCAACAACGCCCGGCTTATTTCCAGCAGAAAACTAACGGCTCGCGAGGCAGGGGAATGGCGGGTGGTGTTAATGGATAAGAAAGGCAGGAAGCTTAGCGAAGCTAATTACTCGGTTAATCATTAA
- a CDS encoding H-NS family nucleoid-associated regulatory protein: protein MTDFNNLSETEIQALIDNAEKALKEKQSSKRKEVIAKIKELAASIGVAVELVEGDKKVERKTGKVAAKYRNPADASQTWTGRGLAPKWMQDLLAAGRNKSEFEIK, encoded by the coding sequence ATGACTGACTTTAATAATTTATCCGAGACTGAAATACAAGCACTTATCGACAATGCCGAGAAAGCTTTAAAAGAAAAACAATCCAGTAAGCGTAAGGAAGTGATTGCGAAAATTAAAGAATTGGCAGCCTCGATCGGGGTTGCCGTGGAATTAGTCGAAGGCGATAAAAAAGTCGAGAGAAAAACCGGTAAAGTGGCGGCCAAGTATCGTAATCCGGCAGACGCATCGCAAACCTGGACCGGCCGTGGGCTGGCGCCAAAATGGATGCAGGATTTATTGGCTGCTGGGCGTAATAAGTCCGAGTTTGAGATTAAGTAA
- a CDS encoding alpha/beta fold hydrolase → MNKRSGRHWLLLRGLSREAGHWGEFLPLLQAQFPQDRIYTLDLPGTGRRHQETSPDTINAIMESVRQQALTEELLNQPLTIIGLSLGGMVAWEWSLRYPQDICAAALINSSMASLSPFYQRLRWQSYPNFFKIMMQNSDFSRELAIIRCVANRRDRDREIAMQWAEIQAERPVKLCNTVRQLKAAARYRPGKNKPDMPLILLSGRGDRLVAPTCSVAIQTEWQLQLKSHPWAGHDLTLDDSDWVVKHLKDWVEQLSMPPEIT, encoded by the coding sequence ATGAATAAGCGGAGTGGCCGCCATTGGTTATTGCTGCGCGGACTGTCTCGGGAAGCGGGACATTGGGGCGAATTTTTGCCGTTGTTGCAAGCGCAATTTCCCCAAGACCGTATTTATACGCTGGATCTGCCCGGCACCGGCAGGCGGCATCAGGAAACCAGTCCCGATACTATCAATGCCATAATGGAGTCCGTCAGACAACAGGCATTAACGGAAGAACTGTTAAATCAGCCTCTGACCATAATCGGCTTATCGCTGGGCGGGATGGTAGCGTGGGAATGGAGTTTGAGATATCCGCAGGATATTTGCGCGGCCGCCCTGATCAATAGCAGTATGGCAAGTTTAAGCCCTTTTTATCAGCGCTTGCGCTGGCAAAGCTATCCAAATTTTTTCAAGATAATGATGCAAAACTCTGACTTTAGCAGGGAATTGGCCATTATCCGTTGCGTAGCCAACCGGCGGGACCGGGACCGAGAAATTGCGATGCAATGGGCGGAAATTCAAGCCGAACGGCCGGTAAAGCTCTGTAATACCGTCAGGCAGCTTAAGGCTGCGGCCCGTTACCGGCCTGGAAAGAATAAACCGGATATGCCGTTGATATTATTAAGCGGTCGGGGCGACCGCTTAGTCGCGCCGACCTGCTCTGTTGCCATTCAAACCGAATGGCAACTGCAATTAAAGTCGCATCCCTGGGCTGGTCATGATCTGACGCTCGACGACTCGGACTGGGTGGTCAAGCATCTAAAAGACTGGGTGGAACAGCTTAGTATGCCGCCCGAGATTACTTAA
- a CDS encoding M14 family zinc carboxypeptidase, which translates to MSNAIFAELAQLEALIAQLGDRAQTNVVSRVHYKHHSFPIYSVMLGSMREDVPVLAFIGGVHGLEKIGSEVILSYLQTIIQLLDWDEEFTRRLERSRLVFFPIVNPVGVYRGTRSNGNGVDLMRNAPIEGMGNTKLYSGHRVSPKLPWYRGDTTQMETEAQALCQVIQKYVCNAPLSIALDLHSGFGIQDRLWFPYASCKKPFPGIAEAHALKQSFDNCHPHHIYKIEPMSQEYVINGDLWDYLYDGFMRTNPEHKQFLPLTLEMGSWLWLRKSPLHLFQRHGLFHPLLPHRQQRILRRHITLFDFLYRSLLYPKKWAQLTEAQLNRHKQQAMALWYE; encoded by the coding sequence ATGTCTAACGCAATATTTGCGGAACTGGCGCAATTGGAAGCACTGATTGCCCAGTTGGGTGATCGGGCCCAAACCAATGTCGTCAGCCGCGTTCACTATAAACATCATTCCTTTCCCATTTACAGCGTTATGCTGGGTTCCATGCGGGAGGACGTGCCGGTATTGGCATTTATAGGCGGCGTGCACGGCTTGGAGAAAATCGGCTCGGAAGTGATTCTGTCGTATCTGCAAACCATCATCCAACTATTGGATTGGGATGAAGAATTCACCCGCCGTCTGGAACGGTCGCGGCTGGTATTCTTCCCCATCGTCAATCCGGTCGGCGTATATCGCGGCACCCGCTCCAACGGCAACGGCGTGGATTTGATGCGCAATGCCCCGATAGAAGGCATGGGCAATACCAAGCTCTATAGCGGTCATCGAGTCAGCCCCAAACTGCCCTGGTACCGTGGCGATACCACACAGATGGAAACCGAAGCCCAGGCCTTGTGCCAAGTTATACAAAAATACGTCTGTAACGCGCCGTTATCGATTGCCTTGGATTTACATTCAGGGTTCGGTATCCAAGACCGCTTATGGTTTCCCTACGCTTCCTGTAAAAAACCCTTCCCCGGCATTGCCGAAGCGCATGCCTTAAAACAGAGTTTCGACAACTGCCACCCGCATCATATTTACAAAATAGAACCCATGAGCCAGGAATATGTCATTAACGGGGATTTATGGGATTATTTGTACGACGGTTTCATGCGGACGAATCCAGAACACAAACAATTTCTGCCGTTGACTTTGGAAATGGGTTCCTGGCTTTGGCTGCGTAAGAGTCCGTTGCATTTATTCCAACGCCACGGCTTATTCCATCCGTTGTTGCCGCATCGCCAGCAACGGATATTGCGCCGACATATTACCTTATTCGATTTTTTGTACCGCAGCCTGCTGTATCCCAAAAAATGGGCGCAATTGACTGAAGCGCAACTGAACCGCCATAAACAGCAAGCCATGGCCCTTTGGTATGAATAA